A region of the Vanrija pseudolonga chromosome 2, complete sequence genome:
CGACAGGTCGCCAGAGCTctcgaccagcgcgcgcgggtACGCCGCCGGCAGGGCGTGCAGGCTGCGCTCGTACCCTCTCGGCAGGGGAGCCAGCGGCTCGGTGCGCGGGTACGCGGGCGGCTGGGACGCGCGTGGCGGCAAGAGGGggaagcgcgcgccgccgtgcgcgccgtgaGGGGGGAACACTGGCGACGGGTgcgccgaggtcctcgtccAGGGCGGGTAGGTCGTCATGCCCCGCCGTGTGGTGTAGCGCATCGTGCTGGCTGCGATGGTGTGGACACGGGTGCGGGTTAGGTGCTGCTGGAGTGTGAGCATTGTGTGTCCGCTACGTCGTGAGAGAGCGAGCTTGGTGGGTTAAAGTGACGAGATGAGTGTTCGTTCGGTCTGTGAGCACGTCAGGACCGAGGAGATGTGGGGGGTTGTCGTTGTGGCTCGCTCGGCAACTAGCTAGCATCAGCGGTGCCGGTCCGACACGGACCGGATCTGCACAAGAGCGAGCCACCACAGTCATGGTCTAATCGCGGCCGCAACGAGCCGCGGGTCACATTGTATGCATCTACGCCAGGACAGGACAGCCTCGACATCTATGCGCCCACTCCTCGCCCATCCCTTATCACAATGCGTGTTTCTGTGCACTGGGCCGTGCGTCTGGACCCACTCACACGgagacgccgagggcgcgcccAGACTACCGCTCATTCTCCGCTCCCGCCCTTCTCCCCCGCCCGTCCACACACAGTGAACAAGTCATTACATTGCAAGTATAATACGACACGTGTATGATTTCTTGGCTACAAGTGGACTGGGTATGGTGCCACTGCGCTGGCTTAcagcgccgagacgagggcaccgaccgcggcgaggacTAAAGCCGAAgcgccaacctcgaccttggacgccgccgacttGCCGCCAGATCCGCTACTAGATCCGCTGCCAGTGCCAGTCGATCCAGCGCCGCTCGATCCGGTcgcagccgcgccgccgcccgagccagTGTTGGCCGCGCCGTTGGGGCCAAACGTGTTgttcgccgacgacgagaggggCGCAAAGCCGATGGCTGGCGGGTCGTAGCGGTACGCAGTGTACACGTTCTTGATGAACGCGTCGCCAATGAGGAAGGGGGGCTGCGAGCTGCTACGTCCGGTCGACTGGCCAACCAGCGCACCCTGGCACCACTGCTTGTGGTTGCCGCTCAGGCGAGTTCCGGAAGCAGCCTGGAGCTGATCTGTGGGCCACGTCGACGCCACGAGGTCGGTCGCCGCGACATAGTACGTCTGGCCGCCAAACGTAAAGCCAAGGCCAAAGTTGGGGATCGTGTCGCAGGGGTAGAAGGGCATGCCGCCGATCATCGTGGCGCCAGAGACCGAGCTCCAGAAGTTGTCGGCAATCTGCGTGGGGACGTACATGAGGGTAGTACCCgtgtcgatgatggcgagcgacttggacgacgacgacgaaaagaagcccgaggtcgagtcggTGTTGATCTTCTGTCCAAAGGCGACCATACCGTCGAGGGGAACTTGCCAATACGTCTGCTCCACCACGCCAGTCGGCAGCGAGACGTAGTTAAGCTGGCCGGTGAAGAGGGACGTGTCGACACCGCCAAGCGTGATCGAGCCGCCGTTCTGGATCAGCTGGGTAGGGATGCCGTTGGGCGTCGAGCCGTCGAGCGTAGCGgtctcgcgcgcgagccagATGCCAAACTGCTTGTCGGACCAGCTGGGGGCGAGGTTCTCCCAGAAGGGCACGGGGCCGGTACCGACCGCCGTCCAGCCCATGCCGATCAGGCCGGCGatgtcggtgccggcgttGTTCCACTGGTCGacctggtcgacgaggcctgGGGCGGTCAGCCTGTGTTCGTGGGTGTGGCAGGATAGCTCGAGCGAAGGAAGCTGCAAGCTTTGACCACCCCCCCGGCCCTCGCCCCACATCGCCCCTCCGCAAGGCCCACTACTCACCCAACAGCTGCGAgttcctcgtcgcgccagcAAACGTGACCGAGTCGGAGCCCCAAAcacccgagctcgagccctGGCCATACTGGATAGAGTAGATGCTGCCGTTCTTCTGGTAGCTGCTCGACTTGGTGGGGTCGTAGAGCGGGATGCCGCCGCATTCAGTGGCGTTGGGGCAAGCCGTGAGGAGCCACAGGTCGCCCGAgcccgtgtcgacgaccacgTCAAACTCTTGCGCCGGGGTGCTGGATACGTCAGCGGGGTGGGTGCGTGGGGTGGGAAGTGGgagccgagcgccgagcaggtACCTACCCGACGGAGATCTTGGCGGTGTACTGCGCGTCACGGCCCCAGTCGTAGATCCTGCGTGGTCAGCAATGGTCATGGGGGTGTGGGTTGTGGTGAGGGGAGCGGGACGGGGAGGGcagggtggtggggtggtttGGCCGTGGAGGTGGGATTGTGTTGGGTGACGCCTCGGCTTGCTGAGCACAGCGGTGGCGATCAtgtcgcgacgacgacggcggcggcggcgaggaccgacggcgtcgccacggccgtgctcgccagctgcgcccgccgcgaccgccaTGGCTACCTTGCCGCGGTTACTGCGGCgcaccgccccgccgccgacgacgtcgccctcgccccaggTCGCCGCAACCTTCTCTGCGGTGGGGGCCTCGcgtccgtcgtcggcagcgtcgggcgaggcgaggtggccACCACGAGCATGCTCGTCCGCCTCCGTCGCTACCGCTTGCGCCCCACTTGCACCATGAGGAGGGAGgtggcccacccacccgccctcgaggaaggcgaggaaggtcgcccacccacccccccccccgctggcgcgagcaagactctgcccgcccacccacccctatcctcgctgcgcgaggaagaagttatgccaccacccacccctccacccctccgcctccccctaCCATcaccgctccgcctcccccaaCCCTCAGGCCGACTCACTGAGCTGAACCAACCGCACGACGCGCCAGtccctcctcgacccgcATCTCGCGGTCCTCAATCTCGCGTCGAAGcagctcctgctcctcctcactCTGGAAGCGGGCATATTtcgcgcggccggcgagcgcctgTCGCTGGCCCCAGGCGAAGCGTACGGCCGGATCGGGCGAGTAGCGTGCCGAGCGGGCGAGGTTGTTGGTGAGGTGGATCGTGTCGACtgccgacgagacggcgccggtggtggcgagggccacggcggcgagggctaAGGGGAGCATTGGGTGGTAGTGTAGGGAGAGTAGAGGAGTATGGAGAAGAGTCAGGAAGGAAGAGTAGTGTTGGTTGGTGTTGACGCTGACGCTGACGCTGTCTGGCAAGTCTCGACCCCGCTAGCGACTTTTGAAGCTACACCCAAACCAGTCACTGTGCCGCGCAGATCCACCCTGACATTTAAACTCTCTCTCTGCTcatggtcgtcgtcgctcgctcaccgccAGCGAcgtacgtcgtcgtcgtcgtcaccgcaCAGTGTGCAGTGCCTGAACCGACACTTTTGCTGCTGCGCTGTGCAAAGCCATGCAAAGCACCTGCACattgcttgcttgctcaTCTGCAAAGCTGCAAAGCAGTGCACCGCGCTTTACACGACAGTCACGACGTCCCGCCGCAGTCGATCACCCGTTGCCGCCACGAGCTAAGAATACTCTGTGCCAAGGGACGTGGCGTCGAGTCACCGCGGCCTGGCAAAGTCACAGTCACAGTCACAGCCCGTAGCCCGACACATTCAGGGCGCGGTCGCACCCAAAAGCCGAAGCGAAGCGACACCAAAcggtgacgccgacgcggcccgCAACAGGTGTTGACGTCAATGACCCGCGCCACGGCTACAATGCGGGTTaagcatgcagcagcaccacggCACGGGCTGGGATGGTGACTGCCTGCATGCCATTGAGGCTGCTACATGCTGATGCAACAACGCTACTGCTTTGGATATTTGGATGTTGTCTTCGCCAACACTGCAGAGAAGCGGAAGACGTCCACCAGTAGCACTGCACTGTGCGCACAGGCTACCGTTCGTACGGACGGATCTGGGCACACCAAACTGCGATGACACACGCAGTcgggcgaccgcggcgcaggggtggcggcgcgagctgacgccgGGGGTGACTGTGCcgtgccgctggcggcggacgccgtccactgctgcagcagcagcagcagcagcacggccaCCGCGCAGCGCAGTGCTCAGATGACTCcaggctgcgcggcgcgttggcagctggccgctggctggctccaATATccaaccccacccacccgcctcCTTACGCCTTCTGCGCGCCGGGGGGcaacacggcgccgacgacggtccAGCGGCTCACCTTGCCCTTTGCTGGGCGtggcacggcgcgctcccACTCCTCGTCGGAGAAGTATGCGTCGAGGGCGGAGCGGGGGCTCGCTcccttctccttgtccttcGTTGCCTTCTCGCCGCCTTTCTTCTCTGTGCCCCAccctccttccctcccctccccaccctcaCCAGAGGTAGacccctccccttcctccgcgAGCGCCAAATACGCCCCCGCGACCCCCCGATCAACCTCCTTACTAACCACCTGGAACCGTTTCAGCGCCCTCTGTCGCCTCCGctccgcgccgtcctcgtcgtcgccctcgtcgctcgtaCCTGTGACGGTTCGTCGGCTGATGACGATCTCGACCCGCGTGCGCAGGATGGCAGGGTTGGCGTACAGTGCCGCGTGGGGGAGGTTGTTGAGCGCTAGGAGGGCgtgcggctggggcgtgggtcagcttggtcgcgaggaggagcgctACGAGGAAGAGCGACTCACGTCCGTGGCGTACTTCCGCGCTATGGACTGTAATGTGTCGCCTCTTGACACGAGGTGCTTGATCTCCACGACGCGTTGCTCGGCTTGGGCTTCGGCAACCGCCGGGGCTTGAGGTTGTGGAGGCCGGGATGTCGGCTCGTccagcggcgtcgccgtcgccttctccccctccccctccccctcgtcgtcgctatCCTCGAGCACGAacacctcctccaccctcCGGGCGTCCTCTTCCCGCCTCGCAGCACCCCGCGCAACCTCAGCGGCCCCGTCGCGCGTCCGCACGTCGCCGCACCGCAGGCAGGGGCTATACGCCTTCAGGCGCGGGTTACGCGCCACGCATGCGCCGCAGATGGGCACGTTGCAGCATGCTGGGGTGTACCGCTCTTCCGTGGGCCGTAGTTCTGAAGAGCAGGTCTGGCAGTAAGTCGGTGCGGTGGCCATTGGAGGTGTTGATGGTTGCGAgtgaggtggtggaggaAGGTTGCGTCATGAAGTCCTTCTGGGTGGCAACTGCCCTGAACCTGAGCCATCCTCATTGCTCGCCTCTCCGCCCTCACTGCGCTCGTGCGGCTCGGCTTACTATCCACATGCATATAATACAACACTGCTACACGTCTaagccttggccttgcgcgccaGGCTGCCCAGTGCCTGCCCGAACCCGGTAAGGCGGCTCCGTGTCGACCgcccggcaccaccaccacctgccccaccgccaccgctgcTGCCAAAGTCCCAGCCAGGAACGCGGGgcccgtcgccctcgtccaagtcgcgcggggcggggtcaACAACAATGCCAGCCTCGATAAGACGCATGCGTAGGGTCGATGCCTGGGTCACggcgttggccttggcgccgacgccgagagcacTGCGgaacgcgtcggcgcgcgcgtccttgtccttgattGTGAGGATGCggtcgatgaggtcgatTTTGACCTTGAGGTCGCCTGCTTCGGCCAGGGaggccacctcggcgagaatttcgtcctcgctcgacccGAACGCCTGCGCCATGGCGCTAATGCGCACCGAGGAGAACGGCGTGATGTACTGCTTGATTGCGCGCGTGCGGATGAGTGACACGAGGCGGGCCGTGtggggggcgaggagggggttGAGGAGAAGGTAcggctggtgggttagcaAAGATGAAGCGTAAATCACCCACCTCAGCCTTGCGCAAGATGACAATCGCCTCGCCGTagcgcgcgtcgacgaacGCGCGGACCAGGTCCAGCACCCAGCCCTGCGAGTCGTCGACCGCAGAGTGGAAGCTTGCACGGTCGAGAAGCACGCGGCGGAGGTGCTCGCGCGAGCCAGTCGCCAGGGCACAGATGGCCGAGACCAGGGCAGTGTCGGCCGTCGAGATGGCCTGGCCCTCCCACTCCTGGAGCCCGCCTTCCTCATTCACCTCACCCAGCTCTCTAGCAGCACGGGCATAGTCGTTGTggctgagcgcgaggacaGCCTTGGCGACACGGAtcttgacgccgacggcgcggcgcacagCCTGGCTGCGCGCCTGGATCTCGCGGTTCTGCGCCACCtgcatcgtcgtcatggTCGCGCTTGCCTGCTGCGAGCTGCCGGTCACgggtgggtggaggcggtCGAGCGAGGCCTCGACCTTGGTAACGTTGCCTGCCAGAGGCCCGGACTCGTTGAACGCGAGAGCGGCCTGGCGTTAGCTATGGGAGCAGTGGTGCAGCTCACCTCGATGATGCCCAGACCCAGCTCGACGTGGTGCGCCGGGCCGCTCGAGTACTCTCGGATGTGCTGGAACGTCTTCTGCGCCGTGGGGAAGGAGCCCGTCTTGAGGGCAAGGTGCGCAAGGGAGAGGTACGTGAGCTGGTCGTGAGTTGGTATCTCGCCTGTACGCCGTGCCCAACTCACCCTGATACTCTCTTTGATGAGGTTGCTGAGATACCCGCTGAGCTccacctcgagcttggccttgtcggcctcggcggccgagcggACCTTTTCGACCCACGCGCCGTCTGGGCgcccctcgctctcgcccttcttgccgtACGCCGAGTCAATGTCCATCGGCTCGTCGGTagacggcgcgtcgacggcgtccgcACGCTCGGGGtgcgccgaggcgtcgacCTGGCGCACAGCGCGGAGGTACGACTCTGCGTCCCAcgtctcggccttgagcagcGCGATGGCGCGCAGAGCGGCAGCACGTGCGAGCTCCAGTGCGCGTGGGGACGGAGAGGTGGCAGTGAAGACGAGGTTCGGGATCGCGAGGTAGCGCGTTATGAGGGCGCGGCCTGGGGTGGGCGgtcagcgccgaggaaggaaggtggccGCGACACGACACGTACCCTTGTATGTGCTGGCAAAGGCATCCCAGTTGAAGGTTGCtgggtcgagctggtcgaggacctcgatTGAGATCTTTggcacgtcggcgctcgtCTCTGACACCTCTGCCATGTTGGGAGAGATGGGGTGTGAGGTGAACAGAGAGGTTGTTTACGGTCAAGACGTGTTCGTCGTTGCCGTGTTCGTCGTTGAGCGAGTGACATCAgcgagggtgagtgtgggTGGAGGCGGAAGCAATTGGGTATGGTCGCGTGGCAAACTTAGGCGCGGTTCGAAACCAGGCATTAGAGCACGCCTAATAACGCGCCTAATCACAGACCTCAGGCTCGTGCCTTCCGCCTTTCCGTCGCTATCCTGCCTTGCGGTCTCGGGAAAACAGGCCAGTGGCCAGTGGATTCTACGTGACTAAAAAACCGAGCAGCACAACGCTCGCTGCCTGTCTGCCGCGGCACTCGCGGCATCCAGGCTTCATGCATATTCCAACCCCATGAAATGCAGAGATAGGCGAGGGAAGTGGTCCGCGACGTGACCCAAGACAAGTGACCAGAGGGTACAGTGTAAGCGGGCGGGTGTACGAGGCGAGTAGCCGGGAGGTCGAGCATCTTGGCCCCCCAGCCCCTCCCTATTGCGTGCTGTGACGAGTCTGTTATAATTCCAGAaaagccagcagcagcatcccACTCGAGATTGATTTTGTCCGTCCAACCGatcccaccccaccacacacacactcatCTGATACGCACACCACTCCAAAGGAACCCGATTTGGTCCCGCTCCGTCACTcacccccccacccacccatccactcgttgctgctgctggccttTGACACGCCGCGCCCCTCACCCGCGCACCCCCCTCCGACgccctctctccctctccctgTTACACCCCTCTTAACCCTCCACGTTTATGTCTTTTTCCGCCCTTCGTCGTCTATCCACAACCGTCTCACACCTAAACCCGATTAAAATGGCCACGGCAGAGTACACCACCCGCTCGGTTGGCCCCGCCAACACGCTCGAGCACCGCGTCTACCTCGAgaaggacggcaaggtcatCTCGCCTTTCCAGTGAGTCGACTCGGGGctggggaggcggagccgggtggaggggtggggggtggcATACAttctcgcgcgcagcgcgtaggggtgggcgggcgggcgactTCTTGATCGCGCAGCGATCAtaggggtgggcgggtgggcgatGTCTTGCTTGCGACAGCAGGGAGGGTGGGCGGCCGGGCGGGCGATCTTCCTCGCGAGCAAAGCTCGACGGTGGGCAGGCGGACGATACTCGTCGCGAACCTGCTTGAGgctgcgcgggcgggcgagtcACTCAACTGCGAGCGGAGTGAagagcggtggtggtggtgactgGCGACCTTCTTCGAGGGTGGTTGGACAGGCGACTCGGCCACCTTCCTTGCCTTcctccaccttcctcgcccctcgctcgcATCTTGTCGGGTTGGCACgcagcgacgcgcgacgcgcgagaTGGTGCATCGCTGGCAGTAGCGTCACCACCGCCTTCCCCCCACACCCGTAGTGCACACacccctcggcggcgctcctcgcgccgcgccgacctgACGCCTTCGGGTTTcacggccttgcccttgtcgatCCCTTCCGATAACACCCACTAACCCACCCAGCGACATCCCCCTCTACGCCGATGACTCGCAGACCATCCTCAacttcgtcgtcgaggtcccCCGCTGGACCAACGCCAAGATGGAGATctccaaggaggaggcctTCAACCCCATCAAGCAGGGTGGGTGACTTTACGCCGTTGACACGCAGCGCTAACCCACGCCGCAGACAccaagaagggcaagctcCGCTACGTCCGCAACTGCTTCCCCCACCACGGCTACATCTGGAACTACGGTGCCTTCCCCCAGACCTGGGAGGACCCCAACCAGAAGCACCCCGAGACGGCTGCCAACGGTGACAACGACCCGCTCGACGTCTGCGAGATCGGTGAGGCTGTCGGCTACGTCGGCCAGGTCAAGCAGGTCAAGGTCCTCGGCATCATGGCTCTCcttgacgagggcgagaccGACTGGAAGGTGATCGTCGTTGACGTCAACGACCCCCTTGCCGCCCGCCTCAACGACATTGAGGACGTTGAGCGCCACCTCCCCGGCCTTGTCCGTGCCACCAACGAGTGGTTCCGCATCTACAAGATCCCTGACGGCAAGCCCGAGAACGTCTTCGCCTTCTCcggcgaggccaagcccaagaagtAGTAAGTGTGGTGGAGAGCGGGATTTGTGATAATCCGCGGGACAATCCGCTGACCCTTGCCCAGCGCTCAGGAGATCATCCTCGAGACCCACGAGGCCTGGAAGAAGCTCGTCAAGGGCGAGTCCCCCGCCGGCGACATCTCGCTTGCCAACACCACCCTCTCCGGCTCGGCTGGCCTCGTTGGTGTCCAGGACGCCAAGTACGCCGCCATCCCCCCC
Encoded here:
- the PAG_0 gene encoding Cathepsin D, which encodes MLPLALAAVALATTGAVSSAVDTIHLTNNLARSARYSPDPAVRFAWGQRQALAGRAKYARFQSEEEQELLRREIEDREMRVEEGLARRAVGSAQIYDWGRDAQYTAKISVGTPAQEFDVVVDTGSGDLWLLTACPNATECGGIPLYDPTKSSSYQKNGSIYSIQYGQGSSSGVWGSDSVTFAGATRNSQLLGLVDQVDQWNNAGTDIAGLIGMGWTAVGTGPVPFWENLAPSWSDKQFGIWLARETATLDGSTPNGIPTQLIQNGGSITLGGVDTSLFTGQLNYVSLPTGVVEQTYWQVPLDGMVAFGQKINTDSTSGFFSSSSSKSLAIIDTGTTLMYVPTQIADNFWSSVSGATMIGGMPFYPCDTIPNFGLGFTFGGQTYYVAATDLVASTWPTDQLQAASGTRLSGNHKQWCQGALVGQSTGRSSSQPPFLIGDAFIKNVYTAYRYDPPAIGFAPLSSSANNTFGPNGAANTGSGGGAAATGSSGAGSTGTGSGSSSGSGGKSAASKVEVGASALVLAAVGALVSALTSAHPSPVFPPHGAHGGARFPLLPPRASQPPAYPRTEPLAPLPRGYERSLHALPAAYPRALVESSGDLSRSSKPFSEETVAATESKEERTARIKRERDSAVRTRADARPWDVSDAGEVEPEALSTAPQWIAAERWRRTESTDDAEGVTLVFLHANGFQKEHFHPMATALLNRSSDPTTQFGTPAPLATPTALPPIDDIWFLDDVHHGDSVTLNDGVLGAALAWEDTARDVANFVKHVAPLSDRAAPEHVPWRSSAQPRRVIGVGHSFGGNALVQAAAAYPQLFDALFLIEPMTIPVLVNNPAKGWPFTLGALKRRDTWPSRAAAAEANRNSPLFKSWSDDVFALWLSHSLVPATADPEGPVTLATPGWCEAACFSNGESPQRGWDALPHVRCPTAFVMAGDPVWMVGEENANELVWRPELSRNEVIPDAGHMAVQEKPGELADAFARFLATVEAGEWTRGEEEAQARFSIMSSKVLNLTVPFQNVAWTAETDEQTPGITTGTASAEYAFSGPDVNGKGTGAYIVTFHPVKGNKDSYWYDGQLVFAGTIAGKKGDVVLRERGRVADGKLTADWVVEPETASGELQGIVGAGSYALDVRSVGATVQGKLEVEF
- the CSN1b gene encoding COP9 signalosome complex subunit 1b; this translates as MAEVSETSADVPKISIEVLDQLDPATFNWDAFASTYKGRALITRYLAIPNLVFTATSPSPRALELARAAALRAIALLKAETWDAESYLRAVRQVDASAHPERADAVDAPSTDEPMDIDSAYGKKGESEGRPDGAWVEKVRSAAEADKAKLEVELSGYLSNLIKESIRLTYLSLAHLALKTGSFPTAQKTFQHIREYSSGPAHHVELGLGIIEAALAFNESGPLAGNVTKVEASLDRLHPPVTGSSQQASATMTTMQVAQNREIQARSQAVRRAVGVKIRVAKAVLALSHNDYARAARELGEVNEEGGLQEWEGQAISTADTALVSAICALATGSREHLRRVLLDRASFHSAVDDSQGWVLDLVRAFVDARYGEAIVILRKAEPYLLLNPLLAPHTARLVSLIRTRAIKQYITPFSSVRISAMAQAFGSSEDEILAEVASLAEAGDLKVKIDLIDRILTIKDKDARADAFRSALGVGAKANAVTQASTLRMRLIEAGIVVDPAPRDLDEGDGPRVPGWDFGSSGGGGAGGGGAGRSTRSRLTGFGQALGSLARKAKA
- the ipp1 gene encoding Inorganic pyrophosphatase, giving the protein MSFSALRRLSTTVSHLNPIKMATAEYTTRSVGPANTLEHRVYLEKDGKVISPFHDIPLYADDSQTILNFVVEVPRWTNAKMEISKEEAFNPIKQDTKKGKLRYVRNCFPHHGYIWNYGAFPQTWEDPNQKHPETAANGDNDPLDVCEIGEAVGYVGQVKQVKVLGIMALLDEGETDWKVIVVDVNDPLAARLNDIEDVERHLPGLVRATNEWFRIYKIPDGKPENVFAFSGEAKPKKYAQEIILETHEAWKKLVKGESPAGDISLANTTLSGSAGLVGVQDAKYAAIPPNAPQPPAPIDPSVSKSFFISSGSA